From Streptomyces sp. NBC_01754, a single genomic window includes:
- a CDS encoding carbohydrate kinase family protein codes for MRIAVTGSIATDHLMTFPGRFADQLVADQLHTVSLSFLVDNLDVRRGGVGANIAFGMGILGTRPILVGAAGADFDDYRAWLDRHGVDTGSIRISEVLHTARFVCTTDSDHNQIGSFYTGAMSEARLIELQSVADRVGRLDLVSIGADDPEAMLRHTEECRARSIPFAADFSQQIARMNGEEIRILLDGATYLFSNEYEKGLIETKTGWSDEEILSKVGHRVTTLGARGVRIERSGHDAIEVGCAEEECKADPTGVGDAFRAGFLSGLVWGVGLERAAQVGCMLATLVIETVGTQEYTLHRTHFMERFTKAYGDEAAAEVQVHLS; via the coding sequence GTGCGTATTGCAGTCACCGGCTCCATCGCCACCGACCACCTGATGACCTTCCCCGGCCGGTTCGCCGACCAGCTCGTCGCGGACCAGCTGCACACGGTCTCGCTCTCCTTCCTGGTCGACAACCTCGACGTGCGACGCGGCGGCGTCGGCGCCAACATCGCCTTCGGCATGGGCATCCTCGGCACCCGCCCGATCCTGGTGGGCGCCGCGGGGGCCGACTTCGACGACTACCGCGCCTGGCTCGACCGGCACGGTGTCGACACCGGCTCGATCCGGATCTCCGAGGTCCTGCACACCGCCCGCTTCGTGTGCACCACGGACTCCGACCACAACCAGATCGGCTCCTTCTACACCGGAGCGATGAGCGAGGCCCGGCTGATCGAGCTGCAGAGCGTCGCCGACCGCGTGGGGCGCCTCGACCTCGTCTCGATCGGTGCCGACGACCCGGAGGCGATGCTCCGCCACACCGAGGAGTGCCGCGCCCGGTCCATCCCGTTCGCCGCGGACTTCTCGCAGCAGATCGCCCGGATGAACGGCGAGGAGATCCGTATCCTCCTCGACGGCGCCACCTACCTCTTCTCCAACGAGTACGAGAAGGGACTCATCGAGACCAAGACCGGCTGGAGCGACGAGGAGATCCTCTCCAAGGTCGGCCACCGGGTCACCACCCTCGGCGCCCGCGGTGTCCGCATCGAGCGTTCCGGTCACGACGCGATCGAGGTCGGCTGCGCCGAGGAGGAGTGCAAGGCCGACCCCACCGGCGTCGGCGACGCCTTCCGGGCCGGTTTCCTCTCCGGTCTCGTCTGGGGGGTCGGCCTGGAGCGCGCCGCCCAGGTCGGCTGCATGCTGGCGACCCTGGTCATCGAGACGGTCGGCACCCAGGAGTACACCCTGCACCGCACCCACTTCATGGAGCGCTTCACCAAGGCCTACGGCGACGAGGCGGCGGCCGAGGTCCAGGTCCACCTCTCCTGA
- a CDS encoding sensor histidine kinase encodes MTTLGTGLVRGRRWLRGHPLAFDGALAAGVFVSMLCASFAEPNRGHGPPLTVGTPTLPGLVLMVLGAAALVQRRHRPMAVLAVTGLLAATASLLTDPPAPVVMSAVIALYTVASRTDRPTTWRVGLLTMIVLTMAAMVAGSTPWYSQENVGVLTWTGLAGATGDAVRSRRAFVDAIRERAERAERTREEEARRRVAEERLRIARDLHDVVAHHIALVNVQAGVAAHVMDRRPDQAKEALAHVREASRSALNELRSTVGLLRQSGDPAAPTEPAPGLAVLGDLLETFRNAGLPVEVACTDHGGLPAAVDLAAYRLIQEALTNVRKHAGPGARAEVSVVRVGTTVEVMVLDDGAGTTATAPGTVPGARRDDGGGHGLVGMRERVVALGGTLTAAPRYGGGFRVHAILPLTSRRGEPEVPGPADRTGGRG; translated from the coding sequence GTGACCACCCTCGGAACCGGGCTCGTGCGCGGCCGCCGCTGGCTGCGCGGCCATCCCCTCGCGTTCGACGGGGCTCTCGCCGCCGGCGTGTTCGTCTCGATGCTCTGCGCGTCCTTCGCCGAGCCGAACCGGGGACACGGGCCCCCGCTGACCGTCGGCACCCCCACCCTCCCCGGCCTGGTCCTGATGGTGCTCGGCGCCGCGGCCCTCGTCCAGCGGCGGCACCGGCCGATGGCGGTACTCGCCGTGACCGGCCTGCTCGCCGCGACCGCGTCCCTGCTCACCGACCCGCCCGCCCCCGTGGTGATGAGCGCGGTGATCGCCCTGTACACCGTCGCGTCCCGCACCGACCGGCCCACCACCTGGCGGGTCGGCCTGCTGACCATGATCGTGCTGACCATGGCCGCGATGGTGGCCGGCTCGACCCCCTGGTACAGCCAGGAGAACGTCGGCGTTCTCACCTGGACCGGGCTGGCCGGCGCGACCGGGGACGCCGTGCGCAGCAGGCGCGCCTTCGTGGACGCGATCAGGGAACGGGCCGAGCGCGCGGAACGGACCCGCGAGGAGGAGGCCCGCCGCCGGGTCGCCGAGGAGCGGCTGCGGATCGCCCGCGATCTGCACGACGTCGTCGCCCACCACATCGCCCTGGTCAACGTGCAGGCCGGGGTCGCCGCCCACGTCATGGACCGGCGCCCGGACCAGGCCAAGGAGGCGCTCGCCCACGTACGGGAGGCCAGCCGCTCCGCGCTCAACGAACTCAGGTCCACCGTGGGACTGCTGCGCCAGTCCGGCGACCCGGCGGCGCCCACCGAACCCGCACCCGGCCTCGCCGTCCTCGGCGACCTGCTCGAGACCTTCCGCAACGCCGGCCTGCCCGTGGAGGTGGCGTGCACCGACCACGGCGGCCTCCCGGCCGCCGTGGACCTGGCGGCCTACCGGCTCATCCAGGAGGCCCTGACCAACGTCCGCAAGCACGCGGGCCCCGGCGCGAGGGCCGAGGTGAGCGTCGTACGGGTCGGGACGACCGTCGAGGTCATGGTCCTGGACGACGGCGCGGGGACCACCGCGACGGCCCCCGGCACCGTCCCCGGGGCGCGACGCGACGACGGGGGCGGCCACGGCCTCGTCGGCATGCGCGAACGCGTCGTCGCGCTCGGTGGAACCCTCACCGCGGCCCCCCGGTACGGGGGCGGCTTCCGCGTGCATGCGATCCTGCCCCTCACGTCCCGTAGGGGTGAGCCGGAGGTACCGGGCCCGGCGGACAGGACGGGGGGACGCGGATGA
- a CDS encoding iron-sulfur cluster assembly accessory protein — MSVSDETTTVSDGILLSDAAAAKVKALLEQEGRDDLALRVAVQPGGCSGLRYQLFFDERSLDGDVVKDFDGVKVVTDRMSAPYLGGASVDFVDTIEKQGFTIDNPNATGSCACGDSFN, encoded by the coding sequence ATGTCCGTATCGGACGAGACCACCACCGTGAGCGACGGCATCCTCCTGTCCGACGCCGCCGCAGCCAAGGTCAAGGCCCTGCTGGAGCAGGAAGGCCGGGACGACCTCGCGCTGCGCGTCGCCGTCCAGCCCGGAGGCTGCTCGGGCCTGCGCTACCAGCTCTTCTTCGACGAGCGCTCGCTCGACGGGGACGTCGTGAAGGACTTCGACGGCGTCAAGGTCGTCACCGACCGGATGAGCGCTCCGTACCTGGGCGGCGCCTCGGTCGACTTCGTGGACACCATCGAGAAGCAGGGCTTCACGATCGACAACCCGAACGCCACGGGTTCCTGCGCCTGCGGCGACTCCTTCAACTGA
- a CDS encoding efflux RND transporter permease subunit, which translates to MSWLSRFSLAQRALIGLMSIVALVFGAIAIPQLKQQLLPTIELPMVSVLAPYQGASPDVVEKQVVEPLENAIKAVDGVEGITSTASEGNAVVMATFDFGDEGTKQLVADIQQAVNRARAQLPTGVDPQVVAGSTDDIPTVVLAVTSDKDQQALADQLDRTVVPALEGIDGVGQVAVDGVQELQISVVPDEKKLAAAGLDTMSLAEALRAGGATVPAGSFSEAGKSRTIQVGGSFTSLQQIEDLKVSAKGVGSGTPAKPVRVGDIATVKQEPAQAVSITRTNGKPSLAVMATMDKDGSAVAISDAVQDMLPDLRKDLGAGAELTVVSDQGPAVSKAISGLTTEGALGLVFAVIVILVFLGSIRSTLVTAVSIPLSVVLALIVLWTRDLSLNMLTLGALTIAVGRVVDDSIVVLENIKRHLGYGEERQSAIITAVKEVAGAVTSSTLTTVAVFLPIGLVGGMVGQLFGSFSLTVTAALLASLLISLTVVPVLSFWFLRAPKGTSENPEEARRQAEEKEAASRLQRIYVPVLRFATRRRVTSVVIAFAVLFGTLAMTPLLKTNFFDAGEQEVLSVKQELTPGTSLEAADEAAKKVEKVLADDDGVKEYQVTVGSSGFMAAFGGGTGANQASYQITLEDSADYDATEKRIEEALGELDGIGETTIAAGDGFGSQALSVVVKASDADVLKKASEMVRKEVATLKDATDVQSDLAQSVPRISVKANDKAADAGLDQTAIGAIVAGAVSGTPSGKAVMDDTERDVVVKSSHPARTMAELKALPLGPVKLGQIADVELVPGPVSMTRIDGQRAATITAKPTGDNTGAVSTSLLKKIDALDLPDGATAAIGGVTQDQDDAFMKLGLAMLAAVAIVFMLLVATFRSLIQPLILLVSIPFAATGALGLLLVTGTPMGVPAMIGMLMLIGIVVTNAIVLIDLINQYRARGMGVVEAVIEGGRHRLRPILMTALATIFALLPMALGVTGEGGFISQPLAVVVIGGLITSTLLTLLLVPTLYAVVELRKERRAEKKAAKRAEKSGPSVPAETERTAEPSGV; encoded by the coding sequence ATGTCCTGGCTGTCCAGATTCAGCCTCGCGCAACGGGCGCTGATCGGCCTGATGTCGATCGTCGCGCTCGTCTTCGGAGCCATAGCGATCCCGCAGCTCAAACAGCAGCTGCTGCCGACCATCGAGCTGCCGATGGTGTCGGTGCTGGCCCCCTATCAGGGTGCGTCCCCCGATGTGGTCGAGAAGCAGGTCGTCGAACCCCTCGAGAACGCCATCAAGGCCGTCGACGGCGTCGAGGGCATCACCTCGACCGCCAGCGAGGGCAACGCCGTCGTCATGGCCACCTTCGACTTCGGCGACGAGGGCACCAAGCAGCTCGTCGCCGACATCCAGCAGGCCGTGAACCGGGCGCGCGCCCAACTGCCCACGGGAGTCGATCCGCAGGTCGTCGCTGGATCGACGGACGACATCCCCACCGTCGTGCTCGCCGTCACCTCCGACAAGGACCAGCAGGCGCTCGCCGACCAGCTCGACCGCACGGTCGTCCCGGCGCTCGAGGGCATCGACGGCGTCGGCCAGGTCGCGGTCGACGGTGTCCAGGAACTCCAGATCTCCGTCGTCCCGGACGAAAAGAAGCTCGCCGCGGCCGGACTCGACACCATGTCCCTGGCCGAGGCCCTGAGGGCCGGCGGCGCCACCGTTCCGGCCGGCTCCTTCTCCGAGGCGGGCAAGAGCCGGACCATCCAGGTCGGCGGCTCCTTCACCTCCCTCCAGCAGATCGAGGACCTCAAGGTCTCCGCGAAGGGCGTGGGTTCCGGCACGCCCGCGAAGCCTGTCCGGGTCGGGGACATCGCCACGGTGAAGCAGGAGCCCGCCCAGGCGGTCTCCATCACCCGGACCAACGGCAAGCCCAGCCTCGCCGTCATGGCGACGATGGACAAGGACGGCAGCGCCGTCGCCATCTCGGACGCCGTCCAGGACATGCTGCCGGACCTGCGCAAGGACCTCGGCGCCGGCGCCGAGCTGACCGTGGTCTCGGACCAGGGCCCCGCGGTCTCCAAGGCGATCTCCGGTCTGACCACCGAGGGCGCGCTCGGCCTGGTCTTCGCGGTCATCGTGATCCTGGTCTTCCTCGGGTCGATCCGCTCCACCCTGGTCACCGCGGTCTCCATCCCGCTCTCCGTGGTCCTCGCGCTGATCGTGCTCTGGACCCGTGACCTGTCGCTGAACATGCTCACGCTCGGGGCGCTGACCATCGCCGTCGGCCGGGTCGTCGACGACTCGATCGTGGTGCTGGAGAACATCAAGCGGCACCTCGGCTACGGCGAGGAGCGCCAGTCGGCGATCATCACCGCCGTCAAGGAGGTGGCCGGCGCGGTCACCTCGTCCACGCTGACCACCGTCGCGGTCTTCCTGCCCATCGGTCTGGTCGGCGGCATGGTCGGCCAGCTCTTCGGTTCGTTCTCCCTCACCGTCACGGCGGCCCTGCTGGCCTCCCTGCTGATCTCCCTGACCGTCGTCCCGGTCCTCTCCTTCTGGTTCCTGCGCGCGCCCAAGGGCACGTCGGAGAATCCCGAGGAGGCCCGCCGCCAGGCCGAGGAGAAGGAAGCCGCGAGCCGGCTCCAGCGGATCTACGTCCCGGTCCTGCGCTTCGCCACCCGGCGCCGTGTCACCAGCGTCGTCATCGCCTTCGCGGTCCTGTTCGGCACGCTCGCCATGACCCCCCTGCTGAAGACGAACTTCTTCGACGCGGGCGAGCAGGAGGTCCTCTCCGTCAAGCAGGAGCTGACCCCCGGCACCAGCCTGGAAGCGGCCGACGAGGCCGCGAAGAAGGTCGAGAAGGTCCTCGCCGACGACGACGGCGTCAAGGAGTACCAGGTCACCGTCGGCTCGTCCGGCTTCATGGCGGCCTTCGGCGGCGGTACGGGCGCCAACCAGGCCTCGTACCAGATCACCCTCGAGGACTCCGCCGACTACGACGCCACCGAGAAGCGGATCGAGGAGGCCCTCGGCGAGCTCGACGGCATCGGCGAGACGACGATCGCGGCCGGGGACGGCTTCGGCAGCCAGGCCCTCAGCGTGGTGGTCAAGGCCTCCGACGCGGACGTCCTGAAGAAGGCGTCCGAGATGGTGCGCAAGGAGGTGGCGACACTCAAGGACGCCACCGACGTCCAGAGCGACCTGGCGCAGAGCGTCCCGCGGATCTCCGTCAAGGCCAACGACAAGGCCGCGGACGCGGGCCTCGACCAGACCGCCATCGGCGCGATCGTCGCCGGCGCGGTGAGCGGCACCCCGTCCGGCAAGGCGGTCATGGACGACACCGAGCGCGACGTCGTCGTCAAGTCCTCCCACCCGGCCCGCACCATGGCCGAGCTCAAGGCCCTGCCGCTGGGCCCGGTGAAGCTCGGCCAGATCGCCGACGTGGAACTCGTCCCCGGCCCGGTCTCGATGACCCGGATCGACGGACAGCGAGCGGCGACGATCACCGCCAAGCCGACCGGTGACAACACCGGCGCGGTCAGCACCTCGCTCCTGAAGAAGATCGACGCCCTGGACCTCCCGGACGGCGCCACCGCCGCCATCGGCGGTGTCACCCAGGACCAGGACGACGCCTTCATGAAGCTGGGCCTGGCCATGCTGGCGGCCGTCGCGATCGTGTTCATGCTGCTGGTCGCCACCTTCCGGTCGCTGATCCAGCCGCTGATCCTGCTGGTCTCCATCCCGTTCGCCGCGACGGGCGCCCTCGGGCTCCTCCTCGTCACCGGCACCCCGATGGGGGTCCCGGCGATGATCGGCATGCTGATGCTGATCGGCATCGTGGTGACCAACGCGATCGTGCTGATCGACCTGATCAACCAGTACCGGGCCCGGGGTATGGGCGTGGTGGAGGCCGTGATCGAGGGCGGCCGCCACCGTCTGCGCCCGATCCTGATGACGGCCCTGGCGACGATCTTCGCGCTGCTCCCGATGGCACTCGGTGTGACCGGCGAGGGCGGCTTCATCTCGCAGCCGCTCGCGGTCGTGGTGATCGGTGGTCTGATCACCTCGACGCTGCTGACCCTCCTCCTGGTGCCGACGCTCTACGCGGTGGTCGAACTCCGCAAGGAGCGCCGCGCCGAGAAGAAGGCGGCGAAGCGCGCGGAGAAGTCCGGCCCGTCGGTACCGGCCGAGACGGAGCGCACGGCGGAGCCGTCGGGCGTGTAG
- a CDS encoding cysteine desulfurase/sulfurtransferase TusA family protein produces MSYFDAASSAPLHPVARQALLASLDEGWADPARLYREGRRAGMLLDAAREAAAEAVGCRPDELVFTPSGTHAVHAAISGALSGRRRVGRHLVLSAVEHSSVLHAAGALEAEGGSFTEVPVDRSGAVDPAEFGAALRADTALACLQSANHEVGTEQPVDRVVELCAPAGVPLLVDAAQSLGWGPVPGGWSLLTASAHKWGGPAGVGLLAVRKGVRFAPQGPADDRESGRAPGFQNLPAIVAAAASLRAVRAEAEVEAVRLRALVDRIRAEVPRLVPEVEVVGDPLRRLPHLVTFSCLYVDGETLLHELDRADFSVSSGSSCTSSTLTPSHVLKAMGVLTEGNIRVSLPAGTTGAEVDRFLEVLPGVVATVRERLGAPTATAPSPTPRTSLVVDSLGRRCPIPVIELAQAIGEVPVGGTVTVLADDEAARLDIPAWCEMREQEYVGEEPADRGSAHVVRRLT; encoded by the coding sequence GTGTCCTACTTCGATGCCGCCTCTTCCGCGCCCCTGCATCCCGTCGCCCGCCAGGCCCTGCTTGCCTCCCTGGACGAGGGCTGGGCCGACCCCGCCCGGCTGTACCGCGAGGGCCGGCGGGCCGGAATGCTGCTCGACGCCGCGCGGGAGGCCGCGGCGGAGGCCGTCGGCTGCCGGCCGGACGAGCTCGTCTTCACCCCGTCGGGGACGCACGCGGTGCACGCGGCGATTTCCGGGGCGCTTTCCGGGCGTCGGCGTGTCGGACGTCATCTGGTGCTCTCCGCGGTCGAACACTCGTCGGTGCTCCACGCGGCAGGGGCGCTGGAGGCGGAGGGCGGGTCGTTCACCGAGGTGCCCGTGGACCGGTCCGGCGCGGTGGACCCGGCGGAGTTCGGCGCGGCGCTGCGGGCGGACACCGCGCTGGCCTGCCTCCAGTCCGCCAACCACGAGGTCGGCACCGAACAGCCGGTGGACCGGGTCGTCGAGCTGTGCGCCCCGGCGGGCGTGCCGCTCCTGGTGGACGCCGCGCAGTCGCTGGGCTGGGGACCCGTGCCGGGCGGCTGGTCGCTGCTGACCGCCAGTGCCCACAAGTGGGGCGGACCGGCCGGTGTCGGCCTGCTCGCGGTACGCAAGGGGGTCCGGTTCGCCCCCCAAGGCCCGGCCGACGATCGGGAGTCGGGCCGGGCCCCCGGTTTCCAGAACCTCCCCGCGATCGTCGCGGCGGCGGCCTCGCTGCGCGCGGTGCGCGCCGAGGCCGAAGTCGAGGCCGTACGGCTGCGGGCCCTGGTGGACCGGATCCGCGCCGAGGTGCCCCGGCTGGTGCCCGAGGTGGAGGTGGTCGGCGATCCGCTGCGGCGGCTGCCGCACCTGGTCACCTTCTCGTGTCTCTATGTCGATGGAGAGACACTGCTCCATGAGCTGGACCGGGCGGATTTCTCCGTTTCCTCCGGTTCGTCCTGCACGAGCAGCACGCTGACGCCCAGCCATGTCCTGAAGGCGATGGGCGTGCTCACCGAGGGGAACATCCGCGTGTCCCTGCCGGCCGGCACCACCGGGGCCGAGGTCGACCGGTTCCTGGAGGTGCTGCCGGGCGTGGTGGCCACGGTGCGGGAGCGGCTCGGCGCGCCCACCGCCACGGCCCCCTCCCCCACTCCGCGCACCTCCCTCGTCGTCGACTCCCTGGGCAGGCGCTGCCCGATCCCGGTGATCGAACTCGCACAGGCGATCGGAGAGGTACCCGTCGGCGGCACGGTGACGGTCCTCGCCGACGACGAGGCGGCCCGCCTCGACATCCCCGCGTGGTGCGAGATGCGTGAACAGGAGTACGTGGGCGAGGAGCCGGCGGACCGGGGTTCGGCCCATGTGGTCCGCCGTCTGACGTGA
- a CDS encoding response regulator transcription factor, with protein sequence MTAIKVLLADDQALLRSAFRVLVDSEPDMRVVGEAADGAEAVALARSTGADVVLMDIRMPGTDGLTATRTISADPELAGVRIVMLTTFEVDEYVVQALRAGAAGFLGKGAEPDELLNAIRIAAAGEALLSPAATKGLIATFLAQAPGDDGDPGRTAAYSELLGALTGREREVLILVAGGHSNDQIAERLAVSPLTVKTHVNRAMAKLGARDRAQLVVTAYESGLVRPRTE encoded by the coding sequence ATGACGGCCATCAAGGTGCTGCTCGCCGACGACCAGGCACTGCTGCGCAGCGCCTTCCGGGTGCTGGTCGACTCGGAGCCCGACATGCGGGTCGTCGGCGAGGCCGCGGACGGGGCGGAGGCCGTCGCCCTGGCCCGCTCGACCGGGGCCGACGTGGTCCTCATGGACATCAGGATGCCCGGCACGGACGGGCTCACCGCGACCCGGACCATCAGCGCGGACCCCGAGCTGGCCGGCGTACGGATCGTCATGCTCACCACCTTCGAGGTGGACGAGTACGTCGTACAGGCGTTGCGCGCGGGCGCGGCCGGCTTCCTCGGCAAGGGCGCGGAGCCGGACGAGCTGCTGAACGCCATCCGTATCGCCGCGGCCGGAGAGGCGCTGCTCTCCCCGGCCGCGACCAAAGGGCTCATCGCCACGTTCCTCGCCCAGGCCCCCGGCGACGACGGGGACCCCGGCCGGACCGCGGCGTACTCCGAGCTGCTCGGCGCGCTCACCGGACGCGAGCGGGAGGTGCTGATCCTGGTCGCGGGAGGGCACTCCAACGACCAGATCGCCGAACGGCTGGCCGTGAGCCCGCTCACGGTCAAGACCCATGTGAACCGGGCCATGGCGAAGCTCGGCGCCCGCGACCGGGCCCAACTCGTCGTCACCGCCTACGAATCGGGCCTGGTCCGTCCGCGGACGGAGTAG
- the nadA gene encoding quinolinate synthase NadA, giving the protein MTTAQPLDVQPTPLALLLLGRDADPRSERGVECPGDLPSPSDPDLVERARAAKEKLGDKVFVLGHHYQRDEVIQFADVTGDSFKLARDAAARPEAEYIVFCGVHFMAESADILTGDDQKVVLPDLAAGCSMADMATAEQVAECWDVLTEAGVADQVVPVSYMNSSADIKAFTGRHGGTICTSSNAKRALEWAFEQGRKVLFLPDQHLGRNTAVRDMGMSLEDCVLYNPHKPNGGLTAEELRDAKMILWRGHCSVHGRFSVESVNDVRERVPGVNVLVHPECRHEVVAAADHVGSTEYIIKALEAAPAGSKWAIGTELNLVRRLANRFAAEDKEVVFLDKTVCFCSTMNRIDLPHLVWTLESLAEGNLVNRIQVDPETEKFAKLALERMLALP; this is encoded by the coding sequence GTGACCACCGCCCAGCCCCTGGATGTCCAGCCGACCCCCCTCGCCCTTCTGCTCCTCGGCCGCGACGCCGACCCGCGCAGCGAGCGGGGCGTCGAGTGCCCCGGTGACCTCCCGTCCCCGTCCGACCCGGACCTGGTGGAGCGTGCCCGCGCCGCGAAGGAGAAGCTCGGGGACAAGGTGTTCGTGCTCGGCCACCACTACCAGCGCGACGAGGTCATCCAGTTCGCCGACGTCACCGGCGACTCCTTCAAACTCGCCCGGGACGCGGCGGCACGCCCCGAGGCGGAGTACATCGTCTTCTGCGGCGTGCACTTCATGGCCGAGTCCGCGGACATCCTGACGGGAGACGACCAGAAGGTCGTGCTGCCCGATCTGGCGGCGGGCTGCTCGATGGCGGACATGGCCACCGCCGAGCAGGTCGCGGAGTGCTGGGACGTGCTGACCGAGGCGGGCGTCGCGGACCAGGTCGTGCCCGTCTCGTACATGAACTCCTCGGCCGACATCAAGGCCTTCACCGGTCGGCACGGCGGCACGATCTGCACCTCGTCCAACGCGAAGCGGGCCTTGGAATGGGCCTTCGAGCAGGGCCGGAAGGTGCTGTTCCTGCCGGACCAGCACCTGGGCCGGAACACCGCCGTGCGCGACATGGGCATGTCGCTGGAGGACTGCGTCCTCTACAACCCGCACAAGCCGAACGGCGGACTGACCGCCGAGGAACTGCGCGACGCGAAGATGATCCTGTGGCGCGGGCACTGCTCGGTGCACGGCCGCTTCTCGGTGGAGTCGGTGAACGACGTCCGCGAGAGGGTCCCGGGCGTCAACGTGCTGGTGCACCCTGAGTGCAGGCACGAGGTGGTGGCGGCGGCGGACCACGTCGGCTCGACGGAGTACATCATCAAGGCCCTGGAGGCGGCCCCGGCCGGTTCGAAGTGGGCGATCGGTACGGAGCTGAACCTCGTCCGCCGGCTGGCGAACCGTTTCGCCGCCGAGGACAAGGAGGTCGTCTTCCTCGACAAGACGGTCTGCTTCTGTTCGACGATGAACCGCATCGACCTGCCGCACCTGGTGTGGACGCTGGAGTCGCTGGCCGAGGGCAACCTGGTCAACCGGATCCAGGTGGACCCGGAGACCGAGAAGTTCGCCAAGCTGGCGCTGGAGCGGATGCTGGCGCTGCCTTAG
- a CDS encoding DUF397 domain-containing protein translates to MRHIPELSGALWRASSYSNANGGECVEVADGFPGVVPVRDSKDPTGPVLLLRAPAWDEFVTSLKHGA, encoded by the coding sequence ATGCGACACATCCCCGAACTGAGCGGCGCCCTTTGGCGCGCCAGCAGCTACAGCAACGCCAACGGCGGCGAGTGCGTCGAGGTCGCCGACGGCTTCCCCGGCGTCGTCCCGGTACGCGACAGCAAGGACCCCACCGGTCCCGTACTCCTCCTCCGGGCCCCCGCCTGGGACGAGTTCGTCACCTCTCTCAAGCACGGCGCCTGA
- the pspAA gene encoding PspA-associated protein PspAA: MIVRVMGEGQVELADSHFDELNKLDDDLLTEMQNGDGPGFRTTLHALLDKVRELGTPLPDDSLEPSELILPAPDATLEEVSAMLTDDGLIPG; encoded by the coding sequence ATGATCGTACGGGTCATGGGGGAGGGCCAGGTCGAGCTGGCCGACAGTCACTTCGATGAGCTGAACAAGCTCGACGACGACCTGCTCACCGAGATGCAGAACGGCGACGGGCCCGGTTTCCGGACCACGCTCCACGCACTCCTGGACAAGGTGCGTGAGCTCGGCACCCCGCTGCCCGACGACTCCCTGGAGCCGTCCGAGCTGATCCTGCCGGCCCCCGACGCCACCCTCGAAGAGGTCAGCGCCATGCTCACCGACGACGGGCTGATCCCCGGCTGA
- a CDS encoding helix-turn-helix domain-containing protein: MTFRPGPLTPYVSARHYFGSEQRRHRERAGLSLVQLADILNSSKSTLARIETAELMPPPDIPERLDAAFGTDKHFHGLYELAKREIHPDQYRRYMDFEAEAVVIEQYGAQTLPGLLQTEAYAREFLRCQKSLGPEQVEQLVAARLSRQARQHSDSRPFRWAIIDEAALRRRMGSPTAMREQLASLLAQVDAPDSNIQVMPFSAGLHYLMGGALTLLTLADGTKVAYEEGIEAGHLYEDPKKVEKWRRQYEVLRANALSLPESAHLIRTVMEGYTPCDTSPN, encoded by the coding sequence ATGACGTTCAGGCCGGGGCCGCTCACCCCCTATGTGTCCGCCCGCCACTACTTCGGTTCGGAGCAGCGACGGCACCGCGAACGCGCGGGCCTCTCCCTGGTCCAGCTCGCGGACATCCTCAACTCCAGCAAGAGCACCCTGGCGCGGATCGAGACGGCCGAGCTGATGCCGCCGCCGGACATCCCGGAGAGGCTCGACGCCGCGTTCGGGACGGACAAGCACTTCCACGGGCTGTACGAGCTGGCCAAGCGGGAGATCCACCCGGACCAGTACCGCAGGTACATGGACTTCGAGGCCGAGGCCGTGGTCATAGAGCAGTACGGGGCCCAGACTCTGCCAGGTCTGCTCCAGACCGAGGCGTACGCGCGGGAATTCCTGCGCTGCCAGAAGAGCTTGGGCCCTGAGCAGGTGGAACAACTGGTCGCGGCACGTCTGTCCCGCCAGGCTCGGCAGCACTCGGATTCGCGCCCCTTCCGCTGGGCGATCATCGACGAGGCGGCCCTACGGCGACGGATGGGCAGCCCGACGGCCATGCGGGAGCAACTGGCTTCGCTGCTGGCCCAGGTGGATGCCCCGGACAGTAATATCCAGGTGATGCCATTCAGCGCGGGCCTTCACTACCTGATGGGTGGTGCGCTGACTCTGCTGACGCTCGCCGACGGCACCAAGGTGGCGTACGAGGAAGGTATCGAGGCCGGGCACCTCTACGAGGACCCCAAGAAGGTGGAGAAGTGGCGTCGGCAGTACGAGGTACTGCGGGCCAACGCACTCTCACTGCCTGAGTCGGCGCACCTGATCCGGACGGTTATGGAGGGCTACACACCATGCGACACATCCCCGAACTGA